From Acidobacteriota bacterium, the proteins below share one genomic window:
- a CDS encoding PQQ-dependent dehydrogenase, methanol/ethanol family, giving the protein MIRRIKILLLMLLCCCTVRLQAPEAQKKAAAKGSRAIDDAALRNADARTGDWITHGRTYGETRFSPLNRINAGNIKQLGLAWSFDTETTRGLEATPIIVGGVMYTTGSWSVVFAIDARTGKQLWKWDPQVPRTFGQKACCDVVNRGVAVYKGKVYVGTLDGRLAALDADTGKLIWQVVTVDQSRPYTITAAPRVVKGKVLIGNGGAELGVRGYLSAYDAETGKMAWRFYTVPGDPSKPFESPAMERAAKTWKGEWWKIGGGGTVWDSLAYDPELDLLYVGTGNGSPWNREIRSPGGGDNLYLSSILALRPDSGELVWHYQTTPGDSWDYTATQHIILADLEIDGRKRKVLMQAPKNGFFYVLDRTSGELLSAQPYVPISWAKEVDQKTGRPVENTGVRYKDAAAFIKPGPLGGHNWQPMSYNPQTGLVYIPAQDTLFIYSPDKKFEYKPGTWNLGIDFSLFKDPAPLMPGFLLAWDPVNQKERWRVPYANFWNGGTLTTGGNLVFQGTADGRFVAYSADKGEKLYEASVGTGIIASPVTYELDGVQYVSIMAGWGGAFPLTGGDGKGASPAAGRLLTFVLNGKQPLPEVVTQKRTVTPIGVTASQETIEIGSTLFAQRCAVCHGFGAAGGGATADLRYSHPTTFDKYREIVLEGKYQGMGMPSLKRWLTVEDVDAIRAYVLTRRAALAAKQ; this is encoded by the coding sequence ATGATACGACGAATCAAGATTCTCCTGTTAATGCTGCTTTGCTGCTGCACGGTGCGTCTTCAAGCTCCGGAGGCGCAGAAGAAAGCGGCCGCGAAGGGCTCGAGAGCCATCGACGATGCGGCGCTTCGCAATGCCGATGCTCGCACCGGCGACTGGATCACTCACGGCCGGACCTATGGGGAAACTCGCTTCTCTCCTCTGAATCGGATCAACGCCGGCAATATCAAACAGCTCGGGCTTGCTTGGTCGTTCGACACCGAGACAACGAGAGGACTCGAGGCGACTCCGATCATTGTCGGCGGTGTCATGTATACGACCGGCAGCTGGAGCGTCGTGTTTGCCATCGATGCTCGCACCGGCAAACAGCTTTGGAAATGGGACCCGCAGGTGCCGCGCACCTTCGGCCAGAAGGCTTGCTGCGACGTGGTCAATCGAGGCGTGGCAGTCTACAAGGGCAAGGTCTACGTCGGCACGCTTGATGGGCGATTGGCAGCGCTCGATGCTGATACCGGTAAGTTGATCTGGCAAGTCGTCACCGTCGATCAGAGCCGGCCTTACACCATCACCGCCGCGCCGCGTGTCGTGAAAGGCAAAGTGCTGATCGGCAACGGCGGCGCTGAGTTGGGAGTGCGCGGATACCTTTCGGCCTACGACGCGGAAACCGGCAAGATGGCGTGGCGCTTCTACACGGTGCCGGGCGATCCTTCGAAGCCGTTCGAGTCTCCGGCGATGGAACGCGCGGCGAAGACCTGGAAGGGCGAGTGGTGGAAGATTGGCGGCGGAGGCACCGTCTGGGATTCGTTGGCTTACGATCCCGAGCTTGATCTTCTGTACGTTGGAACGGGCAACGGCTCGCCGTGGAACCGCGAGATTCGCAGTCCAGGCGGCGGTGACAATCTCTACCTCTCGTCGATCCTCGCGCTCAGACCCGATTCGGGCGAGCTTGTGTGGCACTACCAGACGACTCCCGGTGACTCGTGGGACTACACCGCAACTCAGCACATCATACTCGCCGACCTTGAAATCGACGGACGCAAGCGCAAAGTGCTAATGCAAGCGCCAAAGAACGGGTTTTTCTACGTGCTCGATCGAACCAGCGGCGAATTGCTTTCCGCGCAGCCGTACGTTCCGATCTCGTGGGCGAAAGAGGTTGATCAGAAAACCGGGCGTCCTGTTGAGAATACCGGCGTTCGCTACAAAGACGCTGCCGCTTTCATCAAGCCTGGCCCGCTTGGAGGTCACAACTGGCAACCGATGTCTTACAACCCGCAGACCGGACTCGTCTACATACCGGCGCAAGACACGCTGTTCATCTACTCTCCGGACAAGAAGTTTGAATACAAACCCGGCACTTGGAACCTCGGAATTGATTTCTCGCTCTTCAAGGACCCGGCGCCGCTGATGCCCGGATTCCTGCTCGCGTGGGACCCCGTGAATCAGAAAGAACGATGGCGAGTTCCGTACGCGAACTTCTGGAACGGCGGCACGCTCACGACTGGGGGCAACCTGGTCTTTCAAGGAACCGCAGACGGACGCTTTGTAGCTTACAGCGCAGACAAAGGCGAGAAGCTCTACGAAGCGTCTGTTGGGACCGGCATCATTGCCTCGCCGGTGACTTATGAATTGGACGGCGTGCAATATGTTTCGATCATGGCTGGCTGGGGAGGGGCTTTCCCTCTGACTGGCGGTGACGGGAAAGGCGCGTCGCCCGCGGCGGGCAGACTACTGACCTTCGTGCTGAACGGAAAGCAGCCGCTGCCCGAAGTCGTCACGCAGAAACGGACCGTTACTCCGATCGGCGTGACCGCATCGCAAGAGACAATCGAAATTGGCTCGACGCTGTTTGCCCAGAGGTGCGCAGTCTGTCACGGCTTCGGCGCCGCGGGCGGAGGAGCGACGGCTGATCTGCGTTACTCTCATCCAACAACTTTCGACAAGTACCGCGAAATCGTTCTGGAAGGAAAGTATCAGGGGATGGGAATGCCTTCGCTGAAGAGGTGGCTGACCGTTGAGGACGTCGACGCGATCCGCGCGTACGTGCTGACTCGCAGGGCGGCGCTCGCGGCTAAGCAGTGA